From one Erinaceus europaeus chromosome 4, mEriEur2.1, whole genome shotgun sequence genomic stretch:
- the LOC103128309 gene encoding saoe class I histocompatibility antigen, A alpha chain-like, with product MMSQLLLLLLLSGLLDLTKTWTGPHSLRVLKTIWSGPHGSKPHFIAVCYVDDTQLLLFDNDVEEPKVEHREPWVHKMEAGFLEGESRLYKHLAQVATVSLNNLRKHHNQSDTGFHTYQWNCGCETGPDARFLRGNDDHAYDGEDYMYLNEDLHSWIAVDKVAQINKLEWEATYQIELIRNELEIGCVDWLHKYLQYGKETLQHADPPKTHVTRKHISDHEATLKCWALGFYPAEITLIWQHDWQDLTQEMEFVETRPGGDGTFQKWAAVVVPSGEEQKYTCHVQHMGLPKPLNLRWEPPESPALSTDIIVSLLLLGAVVTGALVAGAVIWRKKRSSRKK from the exons ATGATGTCccaactcctcctcctactaTTGCTCTCAGGGCTCCTGGACCTGACCAAGACCTGGACAG GACCCCACTCTCTGAGGGTTTTAAAAACCATCTGGTCAGGACCCCACGGCAGCAAGCCCCACTTCATCGCCGTCTGCTACGTGGATGACACACAGCTGCTGTTGTTTGACAATGACGTGGAGGAACCAAAAGTGGAGCATCGGGAGCCTTGGGTGCATAAGATGGAAGCAGGGTTTCTGGAGGGGGAGTCACGGTTGTACAAGCACCTAGCACAGGTTGCAACGGTGTCCCTCAACAACTTGCGCAAACACCACAACCAGAGTGACACAG GGTTTCACACCTACCAGTGGAATTGTGGCTGCGAAACTGGCCCTGATGCACGCTTCCTCCGCGGGAATGATGACCATGCTTATGATGGTGAGGATTACATGTACCTGAACGAGGACCTGCACTCCTGGATAGCAGTAGACAAGGTGGCTCAGATCAATAAACTAGAGTGGGAGGCAACCTATCAGATCGAGCTTATCAGGAATGAACTGGAGATCGGATGTGTGGATTGGCTGCACAAGTACCTGCAGTATGGGAAGGAGACACTGCAGCATGCAG ACCCTCCAAAGACACATGTGACTCGAAAGCACATCTCTGATCATGAGGCCACCTTGAAGTGCTGGGCCCTGGGCTTCTACCCTGCTGAGATCACCCTGATCTGGCAGCATGATTGGCAGGACCTGACCCAGGAAATGGAGTTTGTGGAGACCAGGCCTGGAGGGGATGGAACCTTCCAGAAATGGGCAGCTGTGGTGGTACCTTCTGGAGAGGAGCAGAAATATACCTGCCATGTGCAGCACATGGGGCTGCCTAAGCCCCTCAACCTGAGATGGG aGCCACCTGAGTCTCCTGCTCTCAGCACAGACATCATTGTCAGCCTGCTTCTCCTTGGAGCTGTGGTCACTGGAGCTCTAGTGGCTGGAGCTGTGATCTGGAGGAAGAAGAGATCAAGCAGGAAAAAGTA G